From the genome of Lewinellaceae bacterium:
TCTCCGCCCGCCGTAGCTTCACAGGCTGTGTGGGAACAGAAAGTCAATACCCTTAATCCTCATCCAAACGGGAGTCCCCCACCCAAAGTAGCTTGCGTGAGCCCCTGCGGTATACCACGACAGGGTGCAACTAAACGGGTTTTTGCTTTGGTTTACTTAGTTTTAAAGTCAAAATTTCGGATCATCAGCCGAATGTGCTCGAAGGATGCAATATTGACCAAGCGCTTGAAATTATAAGCGAAATGGTATAAGCATACTTCGGTGTGGACCTTATAAGTACCTCGCAACTTGAGTTGAAGGCGATCCATCATTGTAACCTTTATGGTGCCAAAGGGGTGCTCTACATTTGCCCTTCGCAAGGCACTTTGCCGGCGCCCATTTGGGGATTTCATCCGGCGAATATATTGTTCTTTCCATTGCTCATCATCGTAACGGTAAATTGTACGAGCACGTGTAGACCTGGTGCATTTTTCCCTTATTGGGCAATCCTGGCATTGG
Proteins encoded in this window:
- a CDS encoding transposase produces the protein MILCSQTTAKANDRSNLKPMVEQIEAEYGVRPEIARADSDYFNIPDIQQLEALGTICYCNIPKNAEGRTGTDEHGQPILFTYDVQLDQYTCSQGKPLVRKGYETKGQRKAVRYQGTQCQDCPIREKCTRSTRARTIYRYDDEQWKEQYIRRMKSPNGRRQSALRRANVEHPFGTIKVTMMDRLQLKLRGTYKVHTEVCLYHFAYNFKRLVNIASFEHIRLMIRNFDFKTK